The Eublepharis macularius isolate TG4126 chromosome 12, MPM_Emac_v1.0, whole genome shotgun sequence genomic sequence tgaaatCTTTGCCTAAAGAACTCATGAGAATAATGACTGGGGGGTGAGGAAGTCTCCCATGGGGCCTTGATTCTGATTACTCAACAACTGAGCatatgagaataaaatagaatatATGCTAGAAATTGTTTTCATTTCCCTTATTCACCTTTAGGTGAATGCTGGAAGAATCTTTCTGAATTCTATTCTGTAATTCATACAGAATTTATGACCTTGATTATCAAGAAAATCAAGATACATTACATCAGGGCTTGACACAGCATACAAACGGAAGAAACCAACATCGTTTTAGAAGAAAAGTGACTGATGATGACCCTGTTTATCTGATCACAGTGATGAGAACATGCTGCCATAAAGGGAGAACAGTTTTCGAAGGTAAAGGTCTGCCTGGACTGGGTTATGTGGGATATTCATTAAGACTGGGGGTGGGATACATCATCTCGTAGTTGCCTGAAGAATCAGtattattttcaaaataaatacataagtagTCACCGCAGCAAACTATGGACCCTTTCCATGAACTTTGGCATCCAACTGAGATGCAGAGATGGTAGAAAGGTTGGATACAAATGGGGACTCCACATAGGAACTGGGCTAtcaattttgcctttaatcttggTAGAGCTTAGGGGATCTCCCCTGGAATAAAAGGGTCTCAGAAGAACTGAAAATTTTACTCTAGCAGTAGGCAAGAGTCACTTATAATGCAAATTCCAGGACAGGGATAAATGGAATTGTAAGCTAAGGTAGTAAAACAAGTTGACTTTTTTAAGGTAATGGTTATATAAAATCCTTGTCAGTGGACACTAAGAATATAGAGAAAATCACTCCTTTGGATGTAAAGGAAAGCATTATTTATATGCAGAGATTCACAATTACATTAAAATTacagaaaatgttttttagaCTATGCTTCATACCAATTGCAGAGAGTGACAATAACACAAAATTGTGTGCATGAAGGGAATAGGAATTGAACAGCATGCTGCTTTTGGGTCATGAAGAATGTAGAATACAGGAGAAGAGGGCCACACCAAAGACAGAGTAAAATAACAACAAacaagctgaagtggaaaaaaaatagttttatttcaTTATCCGCCCCTAAGCATTTTGCCAACACTTCTTCAGGGGGATCTGTATAGTAATATCCAGTAGTCCCCTAAAACACAAATACCCctgaagaaatataggtgaaagACACAGGGATGGATAATagaataaaactatttttttcccattgcaccattattttttgttcttttacATGAAAAAATGTGTCAAATGTTTAGCAAATATTTAGCAAAGAGTTGCAATCACTGACAGAGCAAAGGGGGAACCCAAatcaatgttatctgggaagcgtaATTTTAAAAGACGGAACAGAAAGCTGTCAATTTCATTTCTCTACACAGAGATCGCCCCTCAgactttgttaatttcttctttgccttctagaaagggaggtgaaattgacagagcctttagggaggtgaagatgaaattaacaaagcctttgaggagtgatctctgctggctctgtgtagagaggtgaaattgacagagcctttggctttggctttttaaactacacttcctggctaacgttgtgtATCTCTACActtgtataagatgtcttgtgtagataaATTAATAGCATGGATATGTGGATATGTGATGGAGCCTGATCTGGTGGTTTTAGTAGAttacctccatctgaatgtagacaaaggcaacccttctctgctgctcctcctggatctatctgtggcctttgacacagtagatcacaCCATCCTGTTTAGGTATTTGAAGGCAGAAATGGGTATCAATAGATGTGCCTTGGATTGGGTTAagtcattcctcatggaatggattcaaaagagttgctattggagaccagttaTCTTCAGTGTGAAAATTACCTTGCAGGGATCTATAGGGAACAATCTTAATCCCCATGCTATTCAACCTTTCTGTAacgcctttaggagaaatcatttgtagttaTGAAATCGGATGTCCTCAATccatggatgacacccagctctatatctctgtATCCAAATCCCTTGACGATGCAGTAGAAACCCTCAATCACCGTCTGACAGCTGTGGACAATTGGCTGAAAgtgaaaaaattgaaattgaacccaggtaATACAGAAGTGGTAATGATTGGGAAGGTGGAAATACtgaagaacattgtgctcccCTATTTCAATGGGGTTCAGCTATCCTTTGCAGACTCAATTAAGAGTTTAGAGGTTATACTAGAGCCAGCACTGATGCTAGAAAAGCAACACAACTGCAAAAAGTACCTTCTATAAACTCAGTTTAGCTCAGAAGATTCCCtctacctcgacatggccaatCTGACCACCAGGATCCATAGCATGGTAACAGAGAGAAGTGACTACTGTAAAGATTTCTACAtaagtctcccctcaaaatcaacttggagactccagaattactccagttggtgcagaacactacaAGAGCTAGATGGAACATGCACATTACTCCTATTCttcagccactccattggcttcccatcagttaccaagctctTCAAGGTTTTgtccttggtccctcatatctatgggagtgCCTGTCTCCCTATGTTTCACCACTgaagcttctctcatctgaacaggaccttctacaggtgccactgTGCGGTTAGGCAGAATCAACAGCTATACAGATTCATTCTCTGTAGTGGTCCCCACCgtatggaatgggctgcctgaaaAGGTGAAgaaagcccccattctcctggcttacTGCAAACCGCACAAAAcctaattattcaggaggaccttCATATACAAGTAATAAGGGTTCTCTCTAGGTAAATGGTTCAGAGAAATGTTCTGTGTACTGCCTTTGTTACAAGTATCTTCCTACCagatagtttccatgttgttaatAAGTCATATCAATCTATGTTATATAaatttttcagcattttttcagctctgtattaaatttctgcttgtttccacaTTTCTGTTCTCTTTACCCTGTTGTATTGGCTATTGGATGTCCCAGTTGATGATCAcgttgacttatactgtgtaatcctcctttggtctcagtgagaaaggcaaactataaataacaggaataaaaaatgaactgtaaataacataaataaaaacatgtaAAGTTGTATTTGCATGTGTATGATCCAGAGCTGATCATTAGATAAATGTGTGAGAAAGGGACAATGTCATACTGAAACAACAGTCTTTGATTTCGTCATTTTTCGGGGAGATCCATCACTGCATATATGGATAATCAAACCAGAGTAACTGAATTTATCTTCTTAGGACTCTCCAATACTCCACGAATCCAGCTGTTACTCTTTGtagtatttcatttatttaataacTTTGTTTGGAAACTTGACCACTATTGTGGCGGTCAGAACAAACTCTCATCTTCATACTCCCATGTATGTCTTCCTTTCCTATTTAGCCTGTCTAGATCTTGCTTTTTCCTCTGTGACGGTTCCAAAGATGCTACAGAACCTCCTAACAGAGAAAAAGTCTATCTCTCTGAAAGGTTATATTAGCCAAGTGTTCTTTGGCTTGGGTCTCATTATGGGAGAGGGCCTCCTCCTTTCAGTGATGGTCTATGACCGGTATATAGCCATCAGCCACCCTTTGCATTATACAGCAATGATGAGCAAGAAGGTCatcactggctgtttccacactactcaccttcatccagaacactgcagaatgtgaaaaaaacacggaagatagtgtcttcttgagcaagttttgtgcaatgtcgtgCAAACCTCGTGCAAGAAGATGCTAACTTCCATGGTTTTTTCACAATGTTacgcagcattccagatgaaggtgagtagtgtggaaagggCCACTGAGCTGTTGTATGGAGCATTGCTCACTGGCTTTCTCCACTCGCTGCTCAATACCCTTCTGCTGATGAGGCTGCACTTCTGTGGGGCCAACGTAATTCATCACTTCCGAACCTCCACAACTATTCAAGCTCTTATGGTAACCCCTTTGCAAATCATATGGTGATTTTCATCCTTGGCTCTTTGTTAGGGGCAATAGCTCTCCTCATAACCTTTGGCTCCTGCTGTCCTAAGAATCAGCAGTGCGGAAGAGAAGCGCAAGGCCTTCTCCACATACTCCTCTCACATGACTGTCGTCATTCTGTATTACAGAACTCTTTTTTTTAGATACCTGAAACCCACTTCTCAAGACTTCCAAGATCAGGAGATAGCACCCTCTGtggtttgctttatttatactccCATGTTAAACCCCATAATCTATAGCCTTCACAACCAAGAAGTGATAAGGGCTTTGTGTAACATAGTGGTCCGAAAAGGGAAAAATGAAAATGTATGAAGATGGTTTTGTAACACTTAACAGAGTCATATCACATAGAGATGCTTTACGTTGAGTGCAGATATTCGCTATGCTATATTTCAATATTACATGGAACCCAATTACGTTTGTTGCCATTCCCAATAAATGAATTAGTGTAGTTTTGTAGCTAAGAGTATAAGATGAGAAACACACACTTTACATCTCATTTTCGCCAAGATTTACCTTGTGATAATCTTGATCTCTGCTAACTCTCATGTgaggagggagaaggaaaaattaaacTGTCTCTGTCTTCTCCTATTGGACATTGATTCAAATTGTGTACTTGTTACTGATGACCTTAAGGAAAGAATCTCTCCCTCACTCTGAAAATGACTTTGCAAGTCACCCATAATTTTTTTATGGATTAGTTTTGATACTAAAATTACTGGGCTAAGGCCTACTTTGTCTTATGATTAAATTCGAAACAAAATCAGCCTGCTGGCGCATATTGCATAAAACTGACAGGAAATTATTTAGGAGGAAAATGACTGAAGATGACACCAAAATATGCCAATAATGCTAAAGATAACAATGTGGTCTCAATGGTCATTGGGTTATTACATACCACAAGATTCCATCTTGTTGCTCATGCTTACTCAACATCTACCTGAAGATGCTGCTAAGCATTCATCTGACTTAATTTTGCCATCCATTTATGGACTGTTTTAAAGTTCTGTGCATCCAACATAATTAACCATTTCAGCCGTCATCTGTAAAAGTTCTCTTGCACTAGCATCTTTACAGTCCATGTGTTTCTTCTTATATCCTAACTACTTTTAAAATCAGGCGATCaactaataacactgactttctaAAGTTCTCATCATCTCATCTAAGACATCATCCTTGGAAGTTTTTAGGAATCGTTGTAAGATCATTTTctttcacagccttggcccagcatacctatgggactgtcttcctccctatgttcctccacagcagctttgctcatctgaacagggtctcctgcaggtgccactctgcacatggtcaaaatcaacagcagcccatacatgaacttctctgtggtagcccctatcctgtggaacggcctgcctgaggaggtcaggagaacctccactctcctagctttttgCAAACAATGTGGAAacgatgtgggggggggggattcctgcaTTCTCCCACTGGGGActcattcatttattatttagaaaTTTCCTGGATGGGAATAGGATTTGATAGAAACTAGACATTTTCTGCATCCTCAGTGATGACTGTAGGAGACGGATGGAAGTATCTGTATCTCAGGAATCACTTTCAAATTCATTCAGAGTTTATCACAATTGTGCCATTGTTAGCGGTCAGACCTCTCCTCCTGTTGAGGGGTAGTTTATAGATATAAACACACTTCCTCATATAACGTAAGTTCAAGAttctgcctggcctgaaatgaaacaaaattaatgCTAGCCAAGTAAGagcctgggaaaatattttagaaggtgAGGCAGAACGGCTGACTGGCTAAATATCCCCTCCACACCTTAATTAAGTAAAATCAAATATTATCCATCAAATGTGATAgattttcccatctggtactcatAGGGTCTTCAAGCCTTTCTCCACCCATTATCCACCTTCAGAAAACCCATCAAGTTGTTTTTTTGGGGGAAAAACATctgcttgccccagggagcattttgccttaTATCAAGATTCCCTAGCCACcagtatgtgtatgtgtgcgcgcacggacacacacatgcacacatgttaGGAGTAATACATACATCCCTAATCCGTTTGGGCCTTCTCTCCATAAAATGCTGGTCATTTCACTACTGCCTCCgtggacctccatcttcaaggctAGTAATTATAGCCTTCCCCTGAAATtactttctcccctttcctccctgatttcctcttagctaGCCTCATATGTGTTCTGTGTGTGAGtgtatgtttgccctttcatttctcttttaataaaaaacctttctggttgaacatctggctggtttatttcgAGCATTCTCtaaagggaataatccccataaacattggtggagaatcccagttaccctgtcttgctttgtctcctttaagctaatttcccccaactaattaggagactgcttaTTTAGGTAACACCAGAAATGTACAGCTAATTCCCCCTGGGGCACATTACTCATAAGGTCCTTACAGACAGGAATGAGTAAGAAAAATGATCGCttgttacagcaaaaaaaaatgaagaaaaatagcaTATTTTTAAAGCAGAAGACTGAGAATAACTCTGCATAATGACAACTCTGCATAACAAAGAAGGCATCTCAGAAAGCAGTGTCTAAAGGTAACCATCTTTTACACTGGTATAGATAATATATACGTTAATGCTGGGATGGGTGAATGAAATGTATTATTCTGATATGCATTAAGGATACCAACTAATAATTCTTGGAAAGTTTCAGGAAGATGGTACACTCATAGGATGTTCACTTGAAATGTCACTAATCAAAATTATAGTGGAGATGTTAGAATTATTGTTGTCAAGCAAGCCACAAATCGCATAGCACATACTTATGCCCCACAGTGTAATTTGAGAAAAGTGCATCTACATAGATATTTTCAGGGAGGGGAACAAATCTCATTTTCATGAGATACTTACTACTTGATGGACCAGGAACTTTAAAgtaaaccagaggcagggaggagaATGCTACAAAGAATGAATTTGTATGTGAGTGAGCATAGAATTTAGGATTTCTCATTTAAAATAAATGACTTTTCTCATTTAAAATAAAGCCCACACTCCACCTGCATCACTatcaatgcagcaggaaaaggatGAAGGGAAAGTTCATCACCATGCCTCCCTGTGTCTGCTCTGAGGGGAATGTTCAATATGAGGACATTTTCTGCTCTCTGAAGTGCACTGTGTCTTTTATTGTCTTTAAAACAGGAAACTTTCTCCTCTGTAGCTGAAATTTGTGGAGGGGGGGGATTCTTTGGGCAacattgtctgcattaaaaaaataaagacttAACCTTTCAAGTATGTCTAACTATATTGGAGCTTTAATTTAGGATATATTTTTTTAGAGACTATACTCTCATGTATCATAACTAAAAGGTTTATCTTCTCCATTAGTGCCTCAACAAATTGTGTTTCATAGGATGATTCAACTCAGTGGGTTgaatccaatcagcttttctgtgggtgaaaaagggaggcagatcatctttgaccacccaaaactGTGATGCTGGGGATCCTgaaatctgtatcatcaaaagtCATGTGAGATAAGGGGTCTAGTAAGGAGGGATATTGGGGGAGATGGAGTCTAAAAGCTGGCTAGATTCTATCCAAAagtttttaaagtattattttcTAATTCCTAGCACTTACTAATATTGTGGCAGAAATAAGGGAGAGTATAGGATTTGTATAAAAATTATTCATAAATCCCAAACAGCTGTAGACTgagtttttttccttaaaaaaaaaaagtagggtACTCGTGATGGTCCCCCCCCAGCACCCCAAGTCCTAAATGCCCAACAGGTGCTGGGGCACCATAAAGAGATGCCTCCCTGTgttttccccctgaaaaaaaacccctggctgTAGATAATTAAATAACCACTACAAACGAGACAATGTTCTTGATTTTGCTTCTTCCAACAATAAAGGAGAAGAATTAACTGGGATGTAATGTAGCTTTACTGAGGCCATGTATCACCCATGGATAATCTCTTTCCTCCGTTTTTCCAGACAGGAACCATCCCTGAGCATATGGGCAATGAAACCATGGTGACTGAATTTATCCTCTTAGGACTCTCCAGTGATCCACAACTCCAAATCATCCTCTTCGTAGTGTTCTTAATGGTTTACTTGATAACTCTTCTTGGCAACATATCTATCATTGTGGTAATAAGGGCAAACCCTCACCTTCGCACTCCCATGTATGCCTTCCTTTCTTGTTTAGCATGCCTTGATCTTGTCTTCTCCTCGGCGACACTTCCTAAAATGCTACAGAATCTACTGATGGAGGAAAAGACTATCTCAGTACACAGCTGTTTTACTCAAGTCTTCATTCTCATTTTTATTTCAGTGGGAGAAGGAGTCCTACTTGCAGTAATGGCTTATGATCGCTACATAGCCATCTGCCACCCCCTGAATTATGTTGCAATGATGAACAAGTGGGTCTGTTCTCAGCTCATGTGTGTCGCGCTGCTGACTGGCTTGCTTTGTGCATTGGTCAACACCCCTTTGCTGACCAATTTAAAGTTTTGTGGATCCAATGTAATTCATCATTTCAGCTGTGAAGCACCACAATTGTACAAACTCTCCTGCAGTGACACCTTTACAAACCAAGTGGTGATTTTCATCTCTTGCCTGCTTCTAGGAACAGGCACTCTGCTCATCATACTAGCTTCCTATGTTCGAATAATTTCTGCGGTCTTAAAAGTCAGCACTACTGAAGGGAAACGCAAAGCCTTCTCAACTTGCTCATCTCACTTGACCATTGTAGTTTTGTATTACGGAACACTTTTCTTTAGGTACCTGAAACCCACATCTCAGGACTTTGAGGATCAGGAGATGGCACCTTCAGTTATGTATGATATTGTGACCCCCATGTTAAACCCCATCATCTACAGCCTTCGGAACCAAGAAATGAAACATTCTTTGCATCGTATGGTCATTCGAAGATGTAGAAAGTGAAAACAACGAATGAGGACTGGTGGGTGTAAGATACAAAAATTTCTCCATCACTTTTCCTTGAGATGTTTACGGCTGAACTCAAATTTTAAAATGTGGACAATATTCTCACAGTGTTTTCAGTGACATGCAGCATAAATGGGACTTTAAATGTGCACATTCCCACCTACTTTCTGTGAATTGAAAATCAAATGATCCAAGTTCTTTCGTACTAAATTCAGAAACAGTTCCTGCTGATGAACACTAAGTGTCTAGAGAAGTAttattcccttttctttcttcagtaaGTCCTACTGTGTTCAACGGTCTTTTAAGTAGGTAGGGATCAGATTGCAGTTCAAACTTTTCAATTCACCTTACACATGCACTGGAGATGCCCTCTGGCTAAGCAAGGCAAGGACCAGAGAGATAAAAACATGTCCTGCTAGAAAAATGGAATCTGGCAACCAGTGCGTACTCTGAAAGCCCGCCCCCTGCCAAACCTGGACAATGATCATTTGCAAACAAAATTGACGTTGAGTATGCTATTCTTGTAATATGCCTGAGGTTATGGATTGTGACAGAGCTTGGTTCCAAACTACAAAGTCATGAAGATTGGCAGAATCACTAAATGATGCTGTTCTCATTTTATTGCCAATACAAAATTTGGGCAGCCCTTAAACTTTACATTTTCTTTGGAGGATATGAAGGATCAAAATCTTGGTCAGTGTAACTCGCGAAGCAAAAGTTGTTTATGGTGTAGAATCTTGAAGGTTGACTGAGTATATATTGAAAAAGACACCATAGCAGCTGAGAACCAATGCTTAAACGAGGAGTCCCTCTGATCCCCCTCATACCACTTAGACAGAACCCATGCATCATATGAAAATCAAGCATTTAACTTGACCATGTCTATAAGCCTCCTAGGTAACAACGTCCCATGGATTTTTGTTCCctaatcccccctcccttggaaactctggccccaacctggtggaactctctgcctgaggacactcgggcccgccaggatcttgtatcatttaggcaggcctgtaagacagagaagatccgccaggcatatggtggaggctaattttagcccatcattgccaagacttccactggtctccctctacaaggagTATGGAGAATCCACTCCCGCTAGTTGTCACAAAAGGGACACagtattttaactgtttttataattgattttaagttgtattttactcaatgttgtacctcaccctgagcccgcttgttgTCCCCTTTGACCACTCTTCAAAATGCTACTCTGGGTGTGATGGCACCTGCATACACAAAAAGCCATTTGGGACAGGGGTTGTAGAAAGGAGGAGAACTGGTTAAAACTGAGtaaaaaagttggctggatccacccCTATCTTATCCTTACTAGCTTTTTGATTGgcaaaaaatggaggaggaggtccTTTTGATGACTGAAAAAGTGAGACCAACTGGAAAAACCATGGCAATAAATGTCCCTTGAATTTGAAAGTGGATCTCAGTTTTACATTTCCTCCTATCACACAAGTCATTGAACATTGCAGGAACCAAACATGGCAGattctattgtcgaaggctttcacggccggagaacgatggttgttgggggttttccgggctgtattgccgtggtcttggcattgtagttcctgacgtttcgccagcagctgtggctggcatcttcagaggtgtagcaccaaaagacagagatctctcagtgtcacagtgtggaaaagatgtaggtcatttgtatctactcaggagg encodes the following:
- the LOC129339202 gene encoding olfactory receptor 1030-like gives rise to the protein MGNETMVTEFILLGLSSDPQLQIILFVVFLMVYLITLLGNISIIVVIRANPHLRTPMYAFLSCLACLDLVFSSATLPKMLQNLLMEEKTISVHSCFTQVFILIFISVGEGVLLAVMAYDRYIAICHPLNYVAMMNKWVCSQLMCVALLTGLLCALVNTPLLTNLKFCGSNVIHHFSCEAPQLYKLSCSDTFTNQVVIFISCLLLGTGTLLIILASYVRIISAVLKVSTTEGKRKAFSTCSSHLTIVVLYYGTLFFRYLKPTSQDFEDQEMAPSVMYDIVTPMLNPIIYSLRNQEMKHSLHRMVIRRCRK